CGGTCTTGCGCACCGATGCGACGATCGTGTCGAGATCGACCGGCCACAGCGTGCGCAGGTCGATCACTTCCGCGTCGATGCCCGTCTCCTCGGCCGCGGCGAGCGACACGTGGACGGTCGTGCCGTACGTCAGCACCGTCACGTCGTTGCCGGGCCGCACCACGGCGGCCGTATCGAGCGGCACCGTGTAATAGCCTTCCGGCACGGCGCTGCCCGGATGCTTGAGCCACGACGTGACCGGACGCTCGTGATGGCCGTCGAACGGCCCGTTGTACAGGCGTTTCGGCTCGAGGAAGATCACCGGATCGTCGTTTTCGATCGATGCGATCAGGAGCCCTTTCGCGTCGTACGGATTCGACGGCATCACCGTGCGCAAACCGCAGACCTGCGTGAACATCGCCTCCGGGCTCTGGCTGTGCGTCTGGCCGCCGTAGATACCGCCGCCGCACGGCATCCGGATCGTCATCGGCGCGGTGAACTGGCCCGCGGACCGATAGCGCAGCCGCGCGCCTTCCGACACGATCTGGTCGGACGCCGGGTAGAAGTAGTCGGCGAACTGGATCTCGCACACCGGCCGCAATCCGTACGCGCCCATCCCGACCGCCGCGCCGACGATCCCGCCTTCCGAGATCGGCGCATCGAACACGCGCGACCTGCCGTACTTGGCCTGCAGCCCTTCGGTGCAGCGGAACACGCCGCCGAAGTAGCCGACGTCCTGCCCGAACACCACCACGTCGCCGTCGCGCGCGAGCATCACGTCCATCGCCGAGCGCAGCGCCTGGATCATCGTCATCGGCTGCGCGTTTGCCGTCGTCGCTTCTTGTTGCGCCATGATCACGCTCCCAGTTCCTGGCGCTGACGGCGCAGATGCGCGGGCAGCTCCTTGTACACGTCGTCGAACATCGAGGCCGGCGACGGAATCCGGTCGTCGGCCAGCGTCCCGAACTTCTCCGCTTCCTTCTGCGCGGCGATCACCTCGGCCTCGAGCTCGGCCGTGAGCGCGTCGTGCGCGCTGTCCGACCAGATGCCTTTGGCGATCAGGTGCTGCTTGAAGCGGGCGATCGGATCGCCGAGCGGGAAATGGGCCCAGTCGTCGCTCGGCCGGTATTTCGTCGGATCGTCCGAGGTCGAGTGCGCGCCCGCGCGGTAGGTCACCCACTCGATCAGCGTCGGGCCGAGATTGCGGCGCGCGCGTTCGGCGGCCCAGGTCGATGCCGCGTAGATCGCGAGGAAGTCGTTGCCGTCGACGCGCAACGAAGCGATGCCGCAGCCGACGCCGCGCCCGGCGAACGTCGTCCCCTCGCCGCCCGCGATCGCCTGGAACGTCGAGATCGCCCACTGGTTGTTGACGACGTTCAGCACGACCGGTGCGCGATACACGTGCGCGAACGTCAGCGCGGTGTGGAAGTCGGCTTCGGCCGTCGCGCCGTCGCCGATCCACGCGGACGAGATCTTCGTGTCGCCCTTGATCGCCGACGCCATCGCCCAGCCGACCGCCTGGATGAACTGCGTCGCGAGGTTGCCGGAAATCGAGAAAAAGCCGGCTTCGCGGTCCGAGTACATCACCGGGAGCTGGCGCCCTTTCAGCGGGTCGCCTTCGTTCGACATCAGCTGGCAGATCATCCGTTCGAGCGGCACGTCGCGCGCGATCAGGATGCTCTGCTGGCGGTAGGTCGGGAAGCACATGTCGCCGTGGCGCAGCGCCATCGCATGCGCGGCGCCGATCGCCTCTTCGCCGAGGCTCAACATGTAGAA
This window of the Burkholderia cepacia GG4 genome carries:
- a CDS encoding alpha-ketoacid dehydrogenase subunit beta, which produces MAQQEATTANAQPMTMIQALRSAMDVMLARDGDVVVFGQDVGYFGGVFRCTEGLQAKYGRSRVFDAPISEGGIVGAAVGMGAYGLRPVCEIQFADYFYPASDQIVSEGARLRYRSAGQFTAPMTIRMPCGGGIYGGQTHSQSPEAMFTQVCGLRTVMPSNPYDAKGLLIASIENDDPVIFLEPKRLYNGPFDGHHERPVTSWLKHPGSAVPEGYYTVPLDTAAVVRPGNDVTVLTYGTTVHVSLAAAEETGIDAEVIDLRTLWPVDLDTIVASVRKTGRCVVVHEATRTCGYGAELVSLVQEHCFYHLEAPVERTTGWDTPYPHAQEWAYFPGPARVGEALRRVMEA
- a CDS encoding 3-methyl-2-oxobutanoate dehydrogenase (2-methylpropanoyl-transferring) subunit alpha; the protein is MSLSEPLRLHVPEPTGRPGCKTDFSYLHLSPAGAVRRPPIDVAPADTAHLARSLVRVLDDHGEAVGPWAPDLDDARLIAGMRAMLKTRIFDARMMIAQRQKKISFYMLSLGEEAIGAAHAMALRHGDMCFPTYRQQSILIARDVPLERMICQLMSNEGDPLKGRQLPVMYSDREAGFFSISGNLATQFIQAVGWAMASAIKGDTKISSAWIGDGATAEADFHTALTFAHVYRAPVVLNVVNNQWAISTFQAIAGGEGTTFAGRGVGCGIASLRVDGNDFLAIYAASTWAAERARRNLGPTLIEWVTYRAGAHSTSDDPTKYRPSDDWAHFPLGDPIARFKQHLIAKGIWSDSAHDALTAELEAEVIAAQKEAEKFGTLADDRIPSPASMFDDVYKELPAHLRRQRQELGA